A window of the Coprobacter fastidiosus genome harbors these coding sequences:
- a CDS encoding YgiQ family radical SAM protein, giving the protein MKEYKLQDWLPTTKKELEIRGWDYLDVILFSGDAYVDHPSFGAAVIGRILESEGLRVAIVPQPNWRDDLRDFKKLGEPRLFFGVSAGAMDSMVNHYTANKRLRSDDAYTPDGRAGMRPDYPTIVYTQILKKLYPHIPVIIGGIEASLRRVTHYDYWENRLRPSILIDSGADMLIYGMGELPIRELIKRLRNGEKTGQIKDLRQTAVITPENELPHAHESATDLVLFSHEECLQDKKKQSRNFFHVEEESNRYEARRLWQKYKNSVIKVNPPYPPMSENEIDASFDLPYTRLPHPKYKGKNIPAYEMIKFSVNLHRGCFGGCAFCTISAHQGKFIASRSKRSILNEVKQITEMPGFKGYISDLGGPSANMYKMRGSCQEICRKCKRPSCIHPEVCKNLYTDHTPLLDIYHSVDQIKGIKKSFIGSGIRYDLLQHRHEDEKVNASTSKYTYEVITRHVSGRLKVAPEHTSDNVLMLMRKPNFKKFEEFKRTFEKINDEAGLNQQLIPYFISSHPGCREEDMAELAAITKKLNFHLEQVQDFTPTPMTLSTEIYYTGYHPYTGEKIYTARNQNEKLAQRQFFFWYKPDQRKQILSELQRMGRPDLINRLYGPPIKNTKTETSSKTKYKKKKYK; this is encoded by the coding sequence ATGAAAGAATATAAACTACAAGATTGGTTACCGACTACAAAAAAGGAGCTTGAGATCAGAGGATGGGATTATCTGGACGTAATTCTTTTCTCAGGAGATGCATATGTCGACCATCCTTCTTTCGGGGCTGCAGTAATCGGACGTATTCTGGAATCCGAAGGGTTACGTGTCGCTATTGTTCCCCAGCCGAACTGGCGCGACGATCTAAGGGACTTTAAGAAATTAGGAGAACCCAGATTATTTTTCGGGGTCTCTGCCGGAGCTATGGATTCAATGGTCAACCATTATACGGCAAATAAAAGACTTCGTTCCGATGATGCTTATACTCCAGACGGACGAGCAGGAATGCGACCCGACTATCCGACAATAGTATATACTCAAATATTAAAAAAACTCTACCCCCACATACCGGTTATTATCGGAGGCATAGAAGCCTCACTGCGACGAGTTACTCATTATGACTATTGGGAAAACCGTTTAAGACCGAGTATTTTGATCGATAGCGGAGCAGATATGCTCATCTATGGTATGGGAGAACTCCCGATCAGAGAATTGATAAAGCGGCTTCGGAACGGTGAAAAAACAGGTCAGATCAAAGACTTGAGACAGACCGCCGTTATTACACCTGAAAACGAGTTGCCTCACGCACATGAAAGCGCAACCGATCTCGTTTTGTTCTCTCATGAAGAATGCTTGCAAGACAAAAAGAAACAATCCCGCAATTTTTTCCATGTCGAAGAGGAATCGAACCGATATGAGGCTCGCCGATTATGGCAAAAATATAAAAACTCGGTTATAAAGGTAAACCCACCTTATCCTCCTATGAGCGAAAACGAGATAGACGCTTCTTTCGACTTGCCTTATACTCGTCTGCCTCATCCTAAATATAAAGGGAAAAACATTCCGGCATACGAAATGATCAAGTTTTCTGTAAATTTACATAGAGGCTGTTTCGGAGGATGTGCATTTTGTACGATCTCCGCCCATCAAGGCAAATTCATAGCCTCCCGCTCGAAACGATCGATTCTGAACGAGGTAAAACAAATTACGGAAATGCCCGGATTCAAAGGATATATCAGCGATTTAGGAGGACCTTCGGCCAATATGTACAAGATGCGAGGTTCCTGTCAGGAAATATGTCGTAAATGCAAACGTCCGTCTTGTATACATCCCGAAGTCTGCAAAAATCTATATACCGATCACACTCCGTTGTTAGATATATATCATAGCGTAGATCAAATAAAAGGAATCAAAAAGTCTTTTATCGGCAGCGGGATAAGATATGATCTATTACAACACCGTCATGAGGATGAAAAAGTAAATGCAAGTACTTCGAAATATACATATGAAGTTATTACCCGACATGTATCTGGACGATTAAAGGTTGCTCCGGAACATACGTCCGACAATGTTCTGATGCTAATGCGGAAACCTAACTTCAAAAAATTCGAAGAATTTAAACGGACATTCGAAAAAATAAACGATGAAGCCGGACTCAACCAACAACTCATTCCGTATTTCATATCAAGCCATCCGGGTTGTAGAGAAGAGGATATGGCCGAACTGGCCGCTATCACAAAAAAATTAAACTTTCACCTCGAACAAGTTCAAGATTTCACCCCTACCCCGATGACGCTTTCAACCGAGATATATTATACAGGATATCACCCTTATACGGGAGAAAAAATATATACAGCCCGCAACCAAAACGAGAAACTGGCTCAAAGGCAGTTTTTTTTCTGGTATAAACCCGATCAACGAAAACAGATTTTATCGGAACTGCAAAGAATGGGACGGCCGGATCTAATCAATCGTCTATACGGTCCTCCCATAAAAAATACAAAAACAGAAACATCATCAAAAACAAAATACAAAAAGAAGAAATACAAATAA
- a CDS encoding S9 family peptidase yields the protein MKLPISKLIMASAVLLSACQTQKESSEGIIGKSHPKVENGIMTPEVMYTLGRVGGIEISPDKKKILYGVTYVSIPENKSNRELFVMDIDGSNKIQITHTPKSEQNAVWINNGKQIAFLTSESGSSQLWIMDADGSNRKQISNQEKGIDGFLFSPNEKKVVFFSNVKYGQRASDIYPDLPKATGRVIDDLMYKHWDEWVEAIPHPFIADFNGSTLENINDILEGEPYEAPMKPFGGTEGFAWTPDSKSIAYTCRKKTGLEYSISTNSDIYLYDTETKITKNLTEGMMGYDTHPSFSPDGRYLAWMSMERDGYESDKNRLFVMDIQNGEKKYLTDEFDYSLDMLNWAEDGQSIYFLSVYQGIEQIFNIHIDDKKIEQITTGQVDYADIKPINDNQLIVLQHSFSKPDEIYSINLNDKAITELSFENKETLDQITMGKVEERWIATTDNKKMLTWIIYPPHFDPNKKYPALLYCQGGPQSPVSQFWSYRWNLQLMAANGYVIVAPNRRGLYGFGQEWLEQISGDYGGQNMKDYFSAIDAVKAEPFIDENRLGAIGASYGGFSIYWLAGHHQKRFKAFIAHAGIFNLEQQYVETEEMWFANWDLGGAYWEKDNAVAQRSYANSPHRFIDQWDTPILITHGENDYRILASQGMSAFNAARLRGVPAEMVVFPDENHWIAQPQNAILWQRIFFRWLDHWLKPEEKK from the coding sequence ATGAAATTACCAATCAGCAAACTCATTATGGCAAGTGCGGTACTTTTGTCTGCTTGTCAGACACAGAAAGAGAGCAGCGAAGGGATCATAGGCAAAAGCCATCCCAAAGTAGAAAACGGAATCATGACTCCGGAAGTCATGTACACTCTTGGGCGCGTCGGGGGTATAGAAATATCTCCGGATAAGAAAAAAATCCTTTATGGAGTAACATACGTGAGCATACCCGAAAACAAAAGCAATCGGGAACTATTTGTTATGGACATTGACGGAAGTAATAAAATTCAAATCACCCATACTCCTAAATCCGAACAAAATGCTGTATGGATCAACAATGGAAAACAAATAGCGTTTCTGACATCCGAAAGCGGAAGTTCTCAATTGTGGATAATGGATGCCGACGGATCGAACCGAAAACAAATCAGCAATCAAGAAAAAGGAATAGACGGTTTTCTCTTTTCTCCCAATGAGAAAAAGGTCGTATTCTTTTCGAATGTAAAATACGGTCAACGAGCCTCGGATATTTATCCGGACCTGCCCAAAGCAACCGGACGTGTTATTGACGACCTCATGTATAAACATTGGGACGAATGGGTAGAAGCCATTCCTCACCCTTTTATAGCAGACTTTAACGGCAGCACGTTAGAAAATATTAATGATATTCTCGAAGGCGAACCGTATGAAGCTCCGATGAAACCTTTCGGTGGTACAGAAGGTTTTGCATGGACTCCGGACAGTAAAAGTATTGCATATACTTGCCGAAAAAAAACCGGATTGGAGTATTCCATATCTACCAACTCCGATATTTATCTATACGATACCGAGACGAAAATAACCAAAAACCTGACCGAAGGAATGATGGGTTATGATACGCATCCGAGTTTTTCTCCCGACGGACGTTATTTAGCATGGATGAGTATGGAACGTGACGGATACGAATCAGATAAAAACCGCTTGTTCGTTATGGATATACAAAACGGAGAAAAGAAATATCTGACAGACGAGTTCGATTACAGCTTAGACATGTTAAATTGGGCAGAAGACGGACAATCGATCTACTTCTTAAGCGTATATCAAGGAATAGAGCAAATCTTCAACATTCATATCGATGATAAAAAAATAGAACAGATCACAACCGGACAGGTCGATTACGCCGATATAAAACCGATAAATGATAATCAACTGATCGTATTACAGCATTCTTTCTCAAAACCGGATGAAATTTATAGTATCAATCTAAATGATAAAGCAATTACGGAATTGTCATTCGAGAACAAGGAAACTTTAGATCAAATTACTATGGGCAAAGTGGAAGAACGCTGGATTGCCACAACAGACAATAAAAAAATGTTGACATGGATCATATATCCTCCCCATTTCGACCCGAATAAAAAATATCCGGCATTACTATATTGCCAAGGAGGTCCGCAAAGCCCTGTAAGCCAGTTCTGGTCATATCGATGGAACCTGCAGTTAATGGCAGCAAACGGATATGTCATTGTTGCACCTAACCGCCGAGGGTTATACGGGTTCGGTCAGGAATGGCTGGAACAAATAAGCGGTGATTACGGCGGTCAGAATATGAAAGACTATTTCTCTGCTATCGATGCTGTAAAGGCAGAACCATTTATCGATGAGAATCGCCTTGGAGCAATCGGTGCAAGTTACGGAGGTTTTTCTATTTATTGGTTGGCCGGGCATCATCAAAAACGATTCAAGGCATTTATCGCTCATGCCGGAATATTCAATTTAGAACAACAATATGTAGAAACAGAAGAAATGTGGTTTGCCAACTGGGATTTGGGTGGCGCTTATTGGGAAAAAGACAATGCTGTTGCTCAGCGTTCTTATGCCAATTCTCCACATCGTTTTATAGATCAATGGGATACTCCTATACTAATTACTCATGGAGAAAACGATTACCGAATACTTGCCTCTCAAGGAATGTCGGCATTCAACGCCGCTCGATTAAGAGGAGTTCCTGCCGAAATGGTTGTCTTTCCTGATGAGAATCATTGGATTGCGCAACCTCAAAATGCCATTTTATGGCAACGGATATTTTTCCGTTGGCTCGACCATTGGTTAAAACCGGAAGAAAAGAAATAA
- the pstB gene encoding phosphate ABC transporter ATP-binding protein PstB — MNKIDARDVNFYYGNFHALKGISMQIEEKSVVAFIGPSGCGKSTFLRLFNRMNDLIPDTRLNGEILIDGKNIYDKDIQVDELRKNVGMVFQRPNPFPKSIFENVAYGLRVNGVKDKEFIRNRVEETLKGAALWNEVKDKLKESAFALSGGQQQRLCIARAMAVSPSVLLMDEPASALDPISTAKVEELIHELKNDYTIVIVTHNMQQASRISDKTAFFYMGEMVEYDDTKKIFTNPGKEATQNYITGRFG; from the coding sequence ATGAATAAGATCGATGCCCGAGACGTAAACTTTTACTATGGGAATTTTCACGCTCTCAAAGGAATAAGTATGCAGATCGAAGAGAAATCTGTCGTAGCGTTTATAGGTCCGTCGGGGTGTGGAAAATCTACGTTTCTCCGATTATTTAACCGTATGAATGATTTGATTCCCGATACACGGTTGAATGGAGAAATCTTGATCGATGGGAAAAATATTTATGATAAGGATATACAGGTCGATGAATTGCGGAAAAATGTAGGAATGGTTTTTCAGAGACCCAATCCCTTTCCGAAAAGTATATTTGAGAATGTTGCTTATGGATTGCGTGTCAACGGTGTAAAGGATAAAGAATTTATTCGGAATCGCGTAGAGGAAACATTGAAAGGTGCAGCTTTGTGGAATGAAGTGAAAGATAAGTTGAAAGAATCGGCTTTTGCTCTTTCGGGAGGACAGCAGCAGCGGTTGTGCATTGCACGTGCTATGGCGGTTTCTCCTTCGGTTTTATTGATGGATGAGCCGGCTTCGGCTCTTGACCCGATCTCTACGGCAAAAGTAGAAGAGTTGATTCATGAACTGAAAAACGATTATACGATTGTTATCGTAACACATAATATGCAACAAGCATCGCGTATCAGCGATAAGACAGCTTTCTTTTATATGGGAGAGATGGTTGAGTATGACGATACTAAAAAGATATTTACAAATCCGGGTAAAGAGGCCACGCAAAATTATATTACCGGTCGCTTTGGTTGA
- a CDS encoding phenylacetate--CoA ligase family protein, producing MIWNETIECMSRDEMRKLQGIRLRQTVERVYHNTPFYRKKMQELGITPNDINSIDDIVKLPFTTKQDLRDNYPFGLFAVPMSEIVRLHASSGTTGRPTVVGYTRQDLATWGEVVARCLSAYGTDKHDIFHVSFGYGLFTGGLGLHYGVENLGATVIPMSSGNTAKQIQLMHDFGSTALACTPSYALYLADAIKDSGIPREEFKLRVGMFGAEPWSENMRREIESKLGIKAFDIYGLSEVMGPGVSYECECQHGAHISEDHFFPEIIDPKTFEPLSPGESGELVFTTITKEGLPLLRYRTKDLCSLIYDKCDCGRTTVRMSRITGRSDDMLIIRGVNVFPSQVESVILELEEFEPHYMLIVDRKNNLDTLEVQVEVREQFYSDEINRMMELKKKIGHRLQSVLGIAANIKLVEPRSIERSQGKAKRVIDNRKID from the coding sequence ATGATTTGGAATGAAACGATCGAATGCATGAGTCGGGATGAAATGCGCAAGTTACAGGGAATCCGGCTGCGGCAAACCGTAGAAAGAGTTTATCATAATACTCCGTTTTATCGTAAGAAAATGCAGGAACTGGGAATAACCCCTAACGATATAAATAGTATTGATGATATCGTCAAACTCCCTTTTACGACAAAACAGGATTTGAGAGATAATTACCCCTTTGGGCTTTTTGCAGTTCCGATGTCGGAGATTGTGCGTTTGCATGCTTCTTCGGGGACGACCGGTCGTCCTACTGTCGTAGGATATACTCGCCAGGATTTGGCGACTTGGGGAGAGGTTGTAGCTCGTTGTCTGTCTGCTTATGGTACGGATAAGCACGATATATTTCATGTCTCTTTCGGTTACGGGTTGTTTACCGGAGGTTTGGGCTTGCACTATGGTGTAGAGAATTTGGGTGCGACGGTTATTCCCATGTCGAGTGGAAATACGGCTAAACAGATACAGTTGATGCATGATTTCGGCTCTACGGCTTTGGCTTGTACCCCTTCTTACGCTCTTTATTTAGCTGATGCGATAAAAGATTCCGGTATCCCTCGTGAAGAATTTAAGTTGAGGGTCGGTATGTTCGGAGCAGAGCCTTGGTCTGAAAATATGCGCCGTGAAATAGAATCTAAATTGGGTATCAAAGCTTTTGATATTTACGGTTTGAGTGAGGTAATGGGACCTGGTGTGTCTTATGAATGTGAGTGTCAACATGGTGCGCATATCAGTGAGGATCATTTTTTCCCGGAAATCATCGATCCCAAAACATTCGAACCATTGTCGCCGGGAGAGTCGGGAGAATTGGTATTTACGACGATAACGAAAGAAGGATTGCCTTTGCTTCGTTATCGTACCAAAGATTTATGCTCTCTCATATATGATAAATGCGATTGTGGGCGGACCACTGTGCGTATGAGCCGGATTACCGGACGCAGTGACGATATGTTGATTATTCGGGGAGTAAATGTATTTCCTTCTCAGGTCGAGAGTGTAATTCTTGAACTGGAAGAATTCGAACCTCATTATATGCTGATTGTTGACCGTAAAAATAATCTGGATACATTGGAAGTTCAAGTAGAGGTTCGGGAGCAATTCTATTCGGACGAGATCAACAGAATGATGGAGCTGAAAAAGAAAATAGGACACCGACTGCAAAGTGTTCTCGGTATTGCTGCCAATATAAAATTGGTAGAACCTCGTAGCATAGAACGCAGTCAGGGAAAAGCTAAACGAGTGATTGATAACCGCAAAATTGATTAA
- a CDS encoding outer membrane protein assembly factor BamD codes for MKKRILYLFVSVLFLASCSEYNKILKSTDYDMKYEYAKKYFEQKKYARAYTLLGELVTIYKGTDKAEESLYLLARSHYMAKDYSTSGQYFTTYYTNYPKGQFAELSRFYAGYGYYLDSPEPELDQSGTYKAIDEMQMFLEYFPRSEKAKEAQDIIFALQEKLVEKEWLNAQLYYNLGNYMGNNYDAAVITAQNALKDYPYTKRKEDLSMLILKSKYQEAIQSVEEKKIERFRDVIDEYYSFINDFPDGANAKDAKKIFNVASKYVKD; via the coding sequence ATGAAGAAGAGAATTTTATATTTATTTGTATCGGTATTATTTCTTGCTTCGTGCAGTGAGTATAATAAAATACTTAAAAGTACCGATTATGATATGAAATATGAATATGCCAAGAAATATTTTGAACAGAAAAAATATGCTCGGGCATATACTCTGTTAGGAGAGTTGGTGACAATATATAAGGGTACAGATAAAGCTGAAGAATCCCTTTATCTGTTGGCTCGTAGTCATTATATGGCGAAAGATTATTCAACATCGGGGCAGTATTTTACAACATACTATACCAACTATCCTAAAGGCCAGTTTGCAGAGCTTTCCCGTTTTTATGCCGGTTATGGTTATTATTTGGATTCTCCCGAGCCGGAACTCGATCAGTCGGGAACCTATAAGGCAATAGATGAGATGCAGATGTTTCTGGAATATTTTCCGAGAAGCGAAAAAGCAAAGGAAGCTCAAGATATAATCTTTGCTTTACAGGAAAAATTGGTAGAAAAAGAGTGGTTGAATGCACAATTATATTATAATTTGGGCAACTATATGGGTAACAATTATGATGCGGCTGTGATTACTGCACAGAATGCTCTGAAAGATTATCCCTATACAAAGAGAAAAGAAGATCTTTCGATGTTGATCTTGAAATCGAAATATCAAGAAGCTATACAGAGTGTGGAAGAGAAAAAGATAGAACGGTTCAGAGACGTGATCGATGAATATTATAGTTTTATCAATGATTTTCCCGATGGAGCAAATGCAAAGGATGCTAAGAAAATTTTTAATGTAGCAAGTAAATACGTAAAAGATTAA
- the pstA gene encoding phosphate ABC transporter permease PstA: MNIRNIYPSGYEVRKRRSQHFAFGIFSFLSVLVVAILFAILGFIIYKGIGVISWDFLTESPTDGMTAGGIWPAIVGTFYLMVGSALFAFPVGVMSGIYMNEYAPKGKLVRFIRVMTNNLSGIPSIVFGLFGMALFVKYLNFGDSIIAGSLTLGLLCVPLVIRTTEESLKAIPDSLREGSRALGATKLQTIWHVILPMGMPNIITGLILALGRVSGETAPILFTCAAYFLPQLPESIFDQCMALPYHLYVISTSGTNMEAQLPLAYGTALVLIAIILFINLLANALRKYFSNKVKTN, from the coding sequence ATGAATATTCGCAATATTTATCCATCCGGGTATGAGGTCCGGAAAAGACGTTCTCAACACTTTGCATTCGGAATTTTTTCTTTTCTGAGTGTTCTGGTAGTAGCTATTCTGTTTGCTATTTTGGGCTTTATCATTTACAAAGGAATCGGGGTTATTAGTTGGGATTTCCTTACCGAATCTCCGACAGACGGGATGACTGCGGGAGGTATATGGCCGGCGATTGTCGGAACATTTTATTTGATGGTCGGAAGTGCCTTGTTCGCATTTCCGGTTGGAGTGATGAGCGGTATATACATGAACGAATACGCTCCTAAAGGAAAGTTGGTGCGTTTTATACGGGTTATGACAAACAATCTGAGCGGAATACCTTCCATTGTATTCGGACTGTTCGGTATGGCGTTGTTTGTAAAATATCTGAATTTTGGGGATAGTATTATAGCCGGTTCATTAACTTTAGGGTTGCTTTGCGTGCCGCTGGTGATTCGGACGACAGAGGAATCTCTGAAAGCTATTCCCGATAGTCTGCGAGAAGGTAGCCGGGCATTGGGAGCAACTAAACTGCAAACGATATGGCATGTGATTTTACCGATGGGAATGCCCAATATTATTACCGGTTTGATTCTTGCGTTAGGGAGAGTTTCAGGAGAAACAGCCCCCATATTATTTACTTGTGCTGCTTATTTTTTGCCACAGTTGCCCGAAAGTATTTTTGATCAGTGTATGGCGTTGCCTTATCATCTGTATGTTATCTCTACAAGCGGAACAAACATGGAAGCTCAGTTACCGTTGGCATACGGGACAGCATTGGTCCTGATCGCTATTATTCTGTTTATCAATTTACTGGCAAATGCCTTGAGAAAGTATTTTTCAAATAAAGTAAAAACAAATTAA
- a CDS encoding ACT domain-containing protein, protein MIIKQLSVFLENKTGRINEVTRILGEEGVNLSAFSMAETADFGILRVIVSDPDKALEALKKHHFGVSLTDVVCLNCPNTPGALAKALGYLSDENVFIEYMYAFAAGDVAHVVIRPDNIENCIRVLTEHRLELMAAHQLYKL, encoded by the coding sequence ATGATTATAAAACAGCTATCGGTTTTTCTTGAAAACAAGACCGGACGTATTAACGAAGTAACCCGTATATTGGGAGAAGAAGGTGTAAACCTTTCGGCATTTAGTATGGCTGAAACCGCAGATTTCGGCATTCTTCGTGTTATTGTTTCTGACCCGGATAAAGCTTTGGAAGCTTTGAAGAAACACCATTTCGGAGTCTCTTTGACCGATGTCGTCTGTCTTAACTGTCCGAATACGCCGGGAGCTTTGGCTAAAGCATTAGGGTATCTTTCCGATGAAAATGTTTTTATTGAATATATGTATGCATTTGCAGCCGGAGATGTTGCCCATGTCGTTATTCGTCCGGATAATATAGAGAATTGTATTCGGGTATTGACCGAACATCGGCTCGAATTGATGGCTGCGCATCAGTTGTATAAACTTTGA
- the pstC gene encoding phosphate ABC transporter permease subunit PstC: MKKVFEKIVEGILTCSGYITSITILLIVAFLFTEAFGLFNNKVIEDGYVLVLNKENEIGKLSSREIKDIFDEEIVNWKEVGGKDLPIKLFRLEDLTAYYSEAELGESYEFASSKIETLIKDDPGIIAFIPRKFVENPQNVHVLEDQTISLKEVFAGTEWFPTATPAPQFGFLPLITGTLWVSFFAILIALPFGLSVSIYMSEIATPRVRSILKPLIELLSGIPSVVYGFFGLIVIVPIIQKVFNLPVGETGLSGSVVLAIMALPTIITVAEDAMRNCPRTMREASLALGASRWQTIYKVVVPFSISGITSGVVLGIGRAIGETMAVLMVTGNAAVIPVSILEPLRTIPATIAAELGEAPSGGAHYQALFMLGVVLFFITLIINSCVEYVSSKNK; the protein is encoded by the coding sequence ATGAAAAAAGTTTTTGAAAAGATTGTAGAAGGTATCCTCACTTGTAGCGGATATATAACAAGTATTACTATTTTGCTGATCGTAGCTTTCCTTTTTACAGAAGCTTTCGGTTTATTTAATAACAAGGTAATAGAGGACGGTTATGTTTTGGTCTTGAATAAAGAAAATGAGATCGGAAAGTTAAGCAGCAGAGAAATAAAAGATATTTTCGATGAGGAAATCGTTAATTGGAAAGAAGTGGGAGGAAAAGATTTACCTATAAAGCTTTTTAGACTGGAAGATTTGACTGCTTATTATTCTGAAGCTGAATTGGGAGAATCTTATGAATTTGCATCATCTAAAATAGAGACTCTGATTAAAGATGACCCCGGAATCATCGCTTTTATACCCCGAAAATTTGTTGAGAATCCTCAGAATGTTCATGTTTTAGAAGATCAAACGATTTCATTAAAAGAGGTATTTGCCGGAACAGAGTGGTTCCCTACGGCAACGCCGGCACCGCAGTTCGGATTCTTGCCTTTGATTACGGGAACATTATGGGTAAGTTTCTTTGCCATACTTATAGCATTGCCTTTCGGTCTATCCGTATCTATCTATATGTCTGAAATTGCCACTCCGAGAGTTCGGAGCATCCTTAAACCTCTTATTGAATTATTGAGTGGAATTCCTTCGGTAGTTTACGGATTTTTCGGTTTGATTGTCATTGTTCCTATAATACAGAAGGTGTTTAATTTACCGGTTGGAGAGACAGGTTTGTCCGGAAGTGTCGTTTTAGCGATTATGGCTCTACCGACTATCATTACTGTTGCAGAAGATGCCATGAGAAACTGTCCTCGTACGATGCGCGAAGCAAGTCTGGCTTTGGGAGCTTCTCGTTGGCAGACTATATATAAAGTCGTTGTTCCGTTTTCGATTTCCGGAATTACTTCGGGAGTAGTCTTGGGAATAGGTCGGGCTATAGGAGAAACGATGGCGGTTTTAATGGTCACCGGAAATGCGGCGGTAATCCCTGTTTCTATTTTAGAACCTTTAAGAACGATACCCGCTACTATCGCTGCCGAATTGGGAGAAGCTCCTTCTGGAGGAGCTCATTATCAAGCACTTTTTATGCTTGGTGTAGTGCTTTTCTTTATTACGTTGATAATAAACTCATGTGTAGAATACGTATCATCAAAAAACAAGTAA
- a CDS encoding phosphate ABC transporter substrate-binding protein, with product MKRTKSYLIISLFLATTSLYAQRIKGSDTVLPVSQQAAENFMKKYPKAHVTVTGGGSGVGISSLMDNTTDIAMLSRPVKFSEKMKLKEAKQNIQEVIIAYDALAVIIHPDNPVNKLTRKQLEDIFRGKIKNWKQVGGKDQKIVVYTRETSSGTYEFFKESVLKNKNYMSGTLSMPATGAVIQSVSQTKGAIGYVGLAYVSPKIKTLAISYDNKNYSLPSVSNASRKLYPIVRPLYYYYNKQNEKTISPFIQYLLSDEGQSIIKDNGYVPIR from the coding sequence ATGAAACGAACAAAAAGTTATCTGATTATTTCTTTATTCCTCGCCACAACATCATTATATGCACAACGTATTAAGGGAAGCGATACCGTTCTGCCTGTTTCACAACAAGCAGCAGAAAATTTCATGAAAAAATATCCTAAAGCACATGTTACCGTTACAGGAGGTGGAAGCGGTGTCGGAATATCCTCCTTAATGGACAATACTACCGATATAGCAATGCTATCGCGTCCTGTCAAATTCAGTGAAAAAATGAAATTGAAAGAGGCGAAACAAAATATTCAAGAAGTTATTATCGCTTACGATGCTCTTGCCGTTATCATTCATCCAGACAATCCGGTAAATAAACTCACGAGAAAACAATTGGAAGATATTTTTCGAGGAAAAATAAAAAACTGGAAACAGGTAGGCGGTAAAGATCAAAAGATAGTAGTATATACTCGGGAAACATCCTCGGGGACTTATGAATTTTTCAAAGAAAGCGTCCTAAAGAATAAAAATTATATGAGCGGAACACTCTCTATGCCGGCAACCGGAGCTGTAATTCAGTCGGTAAGTCAAACTAAAGGCGCTATAGGGTATGTGGGATTAGCATACGTAAGTCCTAAAATCAAGACATTAGCTATATCATACGACAACAAAAATTACTCATTACCTTCAGTTTCCAATGCTTCCCGAAAATTGTATCCGATCGTTCGCCCGCTTTATTACTACTATAATAAACAAAATGAGAAAACGATCTCTCCATTTATTCAATATTTACTATCCGATGAAGGACAGAGCATAATCAAAGATAACGGCTATGTTCCAATCCGATAA
- a CDS encoding DNA-directed RNA polymerase subunit omega: MDYKKTNAPTNTVTRDMIALSSDTGNVYETVCIIAKRANQISVEMKNDLEKKLQEFASFNDNLEEVFENREQIEISRYYEKLPKPTLIAAQEYQEGKVYYRNPAKEKEII, encoded by the coding sequence ATGGATTACAAGAAAACGAATGCACCGACAAACACTGTTACCCGTGATATGATCGCTTTGTCATCGGATACAGGAAATGTTTATGAGACTGTTTGTATTATAGCAAAAAGAGCTAATCAGATTTCTGTAGAAATGAAAAATGATCTGGAAAAGAAGTTACAGGAATTTGCTTCTTTTAATGATAATCTTGAAGAAGTATTCGAAAACAGAGAGCAGATTGAAATCTCAAGATATTATGAAAAGTTGCCGAAACCTACACTGATCGCTGCTCAGGAATATCAAGAAGGTAAAGTATATTACAGAAATCCGGCTAAAGAAAAAGAGATAATCTAA